In Macrobrachium rosenbergii isolate ZJJX-2024 chromosome 48, ASM4041242v1, whole genome shotgun sequence, one DNA window encodes the following:
- the LOC136831389 gene encoding digestive cysteine proteinase 2-like, producing MKFVLFLCGFALAAASQQWEDFKLTHAKAYTNAKEDLYRKAIFESNLKFVEEHNERFRKGEVTFDVAMNKFGDMTTEEFVAQMTGLDKVDYTEGMELANLPEKERADAIDWRDLGGVSEVKDQGACGSCWSFSATGTVEGANFIKTGKLISLSEQQLVDCSKENNGCNGGVVQWAIDYIKSAGGITSEDSYPTRPLKRAAVSILQVLSPQSQDIEVFLMVMRKLRLQLSMTRVPLVSVLMLDIYPSSFTDQVSTMNPIANHAQSTMVFWLLVMERSLAPITGSSRTRGALDGA from the exons ATGAAGTTCGTCCTTTTCCTCTGTGGCTTTGCCCTGGCTGCTGCCAGCCAACAATGGGAAGACTTCAAG CTGACCCATGCAAAGGCGTACACCAACGCCAAGGAGGACCTCTACAGGAAGGCCATTTTCGAGAGCAACCTTAAATTCGTCGAGGAACATAATGAACGCTTCCGAAAGGGCGAAGTCACCTTCGACGTTGCTATGAACAAGTTCGGTGACATG aCCACAGAGGAATTCGTAGCCCAGATGACTGGACTGGATAAAGTGGATTATACAGAGGGAATGGAACTCGCCAATCTCCCTGAGAAGGAAAGAGCTGACGCCATCGACTGGAGAGATCTTGGTGGTGTCAGTGAAGTGAAGGATCAGGGAGCTTGTGGGTCCTGCTGGTCCTTCTCCGCT ACAGGAACAGTGGAAGGAGCCAATTTCATCAAAACTGGCAAGCTGATCAGTTTGTCTGAACAGCAGCTCGTTGATTGTTCCAAAGAGAACAACGGATGCAATGGAGGTGTTGTCCAGTGGGCCATCGATTACATCAAGTCTGCCGGTGGTATCACAAGTGAAGACTCTTACCCTACGAGGCCGTT gaAAAGAGCTGCCGTTTCGATCCTTCAAGTGTTGTCGCCACAGTCACAGGATATAGAAGTATTCCTTATGGTGATGAGAAAACTCAGGCTTCAGCTCTCCATGACCAGGGTCCCGTTAGTGTCTGTGTTGATGCTGGACATTTATCCTTCCAGCTTTACAGATCAG gtgTCTACTATGAACCCAATTGCAAACCACGCTCAATCAACCATGGTGTTTTGGCTGTTGGTTATGGAACGGAGTCTGGCACCGATTACTGGATCATCAAGAACTCGTGGGGCACTGGATGGGGCATGA
- the LOC136831384 gene encoding digestive cysteine proteinase 2-like, which produces MKFVLFLCGFALAAASQQWEDFKLTHAKAYTNAKEDLYRKAIFESNLKFVEEHNERFRKGEVTFDVAMNKFGDMTTEEFVAQMTGLDKVDYTEGMELANLPEKERADAIDWRDLGGVSEVKDQGACGSCWSFSATGTVEGANFVKTGKLISLSEQQLVDCSTENNGCNGGVVQWAIDYIKSAGGITSEDSYPYEAVEKSCRFDPSSVVATVTGYRSIPYGDEKTQASALHDQGPVSVCVDAGHLSFQLYRSGVYYEPNCKPLSINHGVLAVGYGTESGTDYWIIKNSWGTGWGMSGYMKLTRNQNNHCGVATQSCYALA; this is translated from the exons ATGAAGTTCGTCCTTTTCCTCTGTGGCTTTGCCCTGGCTGCTGCCAGCCAACAATGGGAAGACTTCAAG CTGACCCATGCAAAGGCGTACACCAACGCCAAGGAGGACCTCTACAGGAAGGCCATTTTCGAGAGCAACCTTAAATTCGTCGAGGAACATAATGAACGCTTCCGAAAGGGCGAAGTCACCTTCGACGTTGCTATGAACAAGTTCGGTGACATG aCCACAGAGGAATTCGTAGCCCAGATGACTGGACTGGATAAAGTGGATTATACAGAGGGAATGGAACTCGCCAATCTCCCTGAGAAGGAAAGAGCTGACGCCATCGACTGGAGAGATCTTGGTGGTGTCAGTGAAGTGAAGGATCAGGGAGCTTGTGGGTCCTGCTGGTCCTTCTCCGCT ACAGGAACAGTGGAAGGAGCCAATTTCGTCAAAACTGGCAAGCTGATCAGTTTGTCTGAACAGCAGCTCGTTGATTGTTCCACAGAGAACAACGGATGCAATGGAGGTGTTGTCCAGTGGGCCATCGATTACATCAAGTCTGCCGGTGGTATCACAAGTGAAGACTCTTACCCCTACGAGGCCGTT gaAAAGAGCTGCCGTTTCGATCCTTCAAGTGTTGTCGCCACAGTCACAGGATACAGAAGTATTCCTTATGGTGATGAGAAAACTCAGGCTTCAGCTCTCCATGACCAGGGTCCCGTTAGTGTCTGTGTTGATGCTGGACATTTATCCTTCCAGCTTTACAGATCAG gtgTCTACTATGAACCCAATTGCAAACCACTCTCTATCAACCATGGTGTTTTGGCTGTTGGTTATGGAACGGAGTCTGGCACCGATTACTGGATCATCAAGAACTCGTGGGGCACTGGATGGGGCATGAGTGGGTACATGAAGCTCACAAGAAACCAAAACAACCACTGTGGTGTGGCCACTCAGTCTTGCTATGCCCTTGCCTAA